The stretch of DNA tcattttcttgcacagaaaatttgcattgagctttttatatttatcagtaataattgggtcagttattccaagcaccaaaaataaaggattattgtttaaattgatagaagttgttaatcgtgacaaatcattagtggcaaagttgcttccctttagtaaatgattttacgtttttcaaagcatCTTTCCGTTCATCATCAGCAAtgttgcagttaagtttcctttcccacaattccttcaaggtttccctaaattgtgacattttgatgtattgtaaaatgtgtgggaaaagtccttgtttgaaacactgaattttctaattggttgattaagtaaggtcaaggttaagttttccaaagagattttgtgttttggatattcctttgttagtccaacttttcctgccattattctaggtaaaaataaaaaaaatcaccattatctcaaatttgttaaatgatgttatcttgtactaatggcacatatgtttactgatttcttccgcttcatggtgatgtggtttactataacattaacataatggatttaaattgtattggtttctttgtctacatctaccacatctcatctttatagtccaatctttcaagtcttcaatttcaaataaataaaaatgtggtctcatagaaaacaaagttttggctggatttagctggagtttgacatatatttgtattttagctgcaaactgggacaagactctctccaattcagacaaccagagtgaagttaatgactcaaccttccatcctgctgggccaccagagtcaccaatcaatgctaatcctgcaggatcaaatggtaaacattgatctttgaaagtaataaatgcttgtgtatgtatttggcttatgttagataatttctcatttgctgttttcagacatcttccagtgtgatgcacagaatcctgcgcagacatcagaacggtgttctgttccagtaggacctggtggtgtgcttctcattttgtaaaggctctttaaatttaattgaattttgcagtcagtcacttgcagattctgaatgccatgaatgttaaaggttgagagatataagcaactgactcagacttatttaattgacttcccaccagacatttcccagtcaagagcagagggtcctgtgatattcttctggtgttttttccacacacaaacatattttaacctgatatttgtggctttgcaaaataaattgaatgctaaaatttctcaaatgctgtgtgtggttgtattttgtcaatgtacagtaaacattgatgtacaattgcattaatgtttttcaacatggtgttggggtaaactgtatctaccatacaaaactgggaatagtatgcaagtatgttggactgtacgtggcccctctataaatattgtggccccttgatggccccaccctcagaaaaatcctagatccgccactgcaCCGAGCGGCAGAacgtacgagccgagaccgcaatacaagcacttttactgttacatttctaactaaaataacgttcatgtatcacaaaaagtccttaacctaacagttttcaagtttatacttacatttatatgcgcaatcctctccgacagctcccgcttcactgtccgccattgtttttaagtttttctgccggccggcccgcaaggcatcttgggaaatgctacctattgaaggatacacccgacccatccttcagtcaggcgaaaagaaggccgcattcgtcgaccgcatttgaaggagtcttcgaattgggacaggcctagtcgcggcgctgtgacgtaaccggccgacgaatccggccgacggaggatgcagaccctgaattgagacacagccaatgttagcctctagccttctttacttgATATTAGAGTAACACAAAAAGATgtcatggcttcttaggggtacaggaAGTAACCTTTGCTCgtgttactggctttggttcattaaacaactctggagctttttgcgagGTGTAGTTACATGCCAGCAGCGCTAGCTCGCAGGATACACAACAACCTCACACCAACTGAtgttaaacagtagttacgtcccttcttttattttgaaaggagaaaaattgACAACCCCTTGGTCGACTGAGAATGTAATATGTTTTAGTATAAACTTACTGTTTAGGGATTATTTCACCGTAAAATTCTCacttgagacacacacacacacacacacacacacacacacacatatatatatatatatatatatatatatatatatatatatatatatatatatatgacacacacacacacacacacatatgtacacacacacacatatgtgtatgtgtgtacaattttttttatttgatcggATGAATATTTAATGACTCCTGTAAGTGAACTGTTAACTTTTGTATTTTGGAGTTTTACTGAAACTAGATTTTGTATCATTAAAATGACTCATAGGTATTGGTGTGTGGTACATATTAATAATTTGACCTTATGCGATGGTCAGCCTGACGTCATTGCTCTTCCTCCCCCTGTTAGAGGACCATCTGTCCTGTGAGCAGTTGTTTATTGTCCGTCTGCACACCCCGGAGCCTCCAGGCTGCAGGAATGACTGCAGAGAAGATGCGGGCAGCGGGGCTCCGGCTGGCCACCGCACTGGTTCTACTTTCCGCAGCAGCGTGCAGGACACGGGCCGAGGTGATCGACGATGTCCTGGGGAGCCTCTCCCGCGGTGTGTCCTTCCTGGTGCGACAACACGACCACATCAACCTGGACGGTGCGGTGGGCTTCGTCATGCTGCAGGGTAGGTCCAGATCCTCCCTGAAACCCGAAGCGCTGCAGCTGCAGGACGCTCGTGGAAAAATGCGCAGATATGCAGCTTTCTACTGGCTTTGCCAGCCTCAGAGGAGAAACTATAAGCCTCAACATTTACAGCCAGTCACACTCTACTCCAGAAGATCCATAGATTTCTTCACAAACACAATCACTAATTAAAATAATTTTAGTTATAACATAAATACAAACTCTTGAAGTCAGATTAATAGCGTGTTAtttacaataaataaaaatacaaatatagagcaTATGAATTATATAACGCAACCAATCTTAAATCGCTGCTTCTCCCTTATTGTTCCAATAAAATTTATACGATTCCTTTAGAACTTTTGAATCAGAAAATACAAACTGAAATTAATAAATGAGTATAAAATAAACGCGTCATCCAAACGATTTAACAACTTCAAACACACGTTTTAGTTAATTTTCCAGTTTAAAAGCTCTTAAtagtttttccagacatctgttcaTCAGGTGCGGAGGCTAGTGAAATTCTACTGGTGTGGTACTAATCATTGAGCCCATGTTTTCACAGGTTTTCATAAGGATCAGGTCTGTTTtcctttgaaaataaataaaatcatgatttGTAAACTACACTTTGTATTTGATCAGGTTATTTTGGTCTGCTATTATTTGCTTTCTGATCTGACATATTTAAGTGGCACAAAACCAAAAATAACAACAGATCTGTAAATTGGCAATTACATTTTTGCTAAATTGTCAAACACAAAAAGTTAGAATATGATGCAaaaattcatttatttcagtaattcaacctaaAGGGTGAAACTAACACATGAGATAGACCCATTACATGCAAAGTCAGATAATTCAAACCTTTATTATTACTGATGATTCagtcttacagctgatgaaaaccccacattcaaaatctcagttaGAAtagtgtgaaaaggttcaatattctagattcaaagtgtcacactctaattacAATAGAattagaatagaattcaactttattgccATTGCACATGTatacaggtacagggcaacgaaatgcagtttgcatccatccagaagtgctttagccgtgctatagatgtattacaatatatattagcaataatatagatgtataagtatattacagaaatggatctattatgtatgttataatgtacacggtatgaagtatgttatgaatattctatgactataagtatgtacaggctgtagttaatacaagcagtccatgagtttaacgtgggtcatatgtcaggagtctgacagctgttgggaagaaactgttccttgacctggtggtcttagtccggaggctcctgtagcgcctcccagagggcagcagggtgatcagtgcatgtAATTGGCTaataaacacctgcaaagggttcccgaGCCTAGATGGTCTCTCTGTCTAAGTTGGATTGCTGACACAAATGGATTTTTGCACCATATTCCAGTATTTCAACTTTCACCTGTAGGAAAGTTTCTTTGCTTTTGCTCTCTGAGCGTTTGGGTCTAAACCTTTCACACTAGCTCACACAGAGCGGGTTTGTTTTCCCTCTCAGCTGAGCTGAAGGAAGCGGTTCGGACGTGGCCTCACACCGACCCAGTCAGCTGGGCTCAGAGGACCACCACCGTCGCTCTGCTCAAACGTCTTGACCTGAGTCTGGACAAGGCTGTCGCTGCCCTGAAGCAGAACGACCCCAAATACTACCGAGGTAAGACAGCGTCAGAGCTGCGGTTTGAAAGTCATTCAGCAGGAACATTTACCTTGTGAGTCTGAATTGATGTCAGCAAAAGACTAAATGAAATAATACCTAGCATAAATCCAAATGATATAGTTCtactttaatgaaaatttaaccttCTTTACAGTTCCAGACAATTTCCTTTCCTGGGTCAGATTTTCTAGCCAGTGGAGGACGTAACGTTCTCTGCTAACAGTCCTGTTCTCTTTTAAAAGTTGGAATTATTTTCTGACCTGTAAACCAAAGAAAGAGCTCAACATGCTTTTCCGGATCAGATAGTTTTCTCATCAATGATTCCTTCCAGAGTTCGAGCCTCTGCTGACTTGGACATTCTGGCTGATTCCTCAGGGGTGGCACTCCACAGATCCCAGTCTGGTTTACCCCTCTACCATAACCACCGAGTGTTATGATGAGCAGCTCAGCGACAAGTGTCTGACGCTTCTGCTGGGAACCTGGTACCAATCAGTTCAAACTGCTCTGACTTTAATTAGATGGCTTTATAACGCTGACTGGATCATTTCCCCTAGATGTTTGATCTGATAGTTTGATACAATCTCAAAATCAGCCATGCTTGTTTTCCAGTGTGAAGACACTTACCCGTTTGGTTCATGTGTTTCTGGGTGGACAGGAAAATGAACGGGACACCTTGTATCGTCACCAAACCCTGCCGGGACACCATGACTCGTTTTGGTTGTCCACATTACTCTCTGTCTCACCAGCTGCTCTACTTTATGATCGGCAGAATGGTGAGAACATCAAAGACTGTTGCATTAACTGAAAACACCAGAGGACCAATGACAAAGCTCTGTAACAAAACAAAAGTGTCTGTTATTGTTAAAAGATGAGGGTGCGGTCTTTGTGCTCATGTTATAAACTGTTAAATTTCCATCTCAGAGAGGCTGCAACAACCTGTTGAAAGGCGACATGCGTGCATCCAGAGtcaacatgactgaacagaactaTCAGGAGATCTTCTGCTCAAACATGATGAAAGCCAACCAGGACATCGTTAGAGATGGCTTGACTGAGCAGACAGCTGACATCTTTATTGAGAACAGTGAGAATCCATTCACACATCCATAACTAGTCTAAGTGTTAGTAATTACTGTCTTAAAAGAAAAGCTGTGAGAAAAATCAGATGaactgaaaacagaagtttagggATGACTTTGTCTCCAATGATCCTGACTCTGTCCCTCTTCTCCTGTCTCGGTCGGTTGACAGTCCTGATTTGTGGATTGTCTGGTTTCTCTGACTTTCACAAAGCTGACTGGCTGCAGCACATCCTCAGGATGCAGGACCTGGAAGTCGGCTGCTTTGGGAGAGACCGTGAGTACTAGTCGTAACAAAAGTTGAAATTACCTCTGTTGCAGTATTCCCCAGAGATAGATAAGAAGGAAAAATacttttgtaaccagcccagccATTCTCTTGATCTGGtagtattctgttagctttagcttagcataaacaatgtaagtgaatggtaacagctagcatatcAATCATTCAAATTCAAACAGATACCTACTTCTGTACACGCAAATGCATGGCTACTATACAGCTACAGTTTTTTTTTGAAGGAACAGCAATGTAAGTTACACTAAAAATATCCAAGTACATGACAGACAAAGTAGGTGTCTTTTGGGGTCGCTGCATCATGTCCTTGTGCCTTGCAATAGTGCTTTGTAGTCCAAAGTTTAAATCAACTTCTGGAATTTTCATGTTAGTTATTATCTTAATTTGCAGTCGACACGATTTTTGAGGTCAACAAGAAAAATTAAGATCATTGAGTCATTTTCACAGTAAATGCTAGCTGTtaacattcacttacattgtttatgctaagctaaagctaattaCACAACATTCCTTTAACATTAGCCTTACTGACAATGTAACAATCTCACTGTTCTCTGATTGACACACAAAGAAACAACCAAAGCTTTTAATGGAAATGATTCAATTTCCTGCTGTTTGTGCTTTTAGAGAGCATCATCTCACAGATTATTGGAGACGAGCTCCTGGAACAGCTACAGCCTCACAGGAGAGTGAAGAGGAGGGAGAAGATCCTTACAGGTCACTGGTTTTAGACCATCAGTGTTCTCAGGCAAAATCACCAACTTTACACATTTAACAATAAACACAAATccacacatttttttaaataacaaaaagaaaaaaaaactgatgtGCAAACCATACACagcaaagaataataataaaaaaaatacaatttaaaaaataTCATTTTTTTATTCTCtaaaatagatttttaaaataaGGTTTGTTATATTTTAGCTGCTTTTAAAAGAAGACATAATAATTAAACTtcaccttttgtgctgccatggcgTTCTCGTCTGCCTCCATAAACACTccacatgtaaaaaaaaacaaaaaaaaaaacaaaagaacaaatacatgtccatctgttttctgccagTGTTTGGTTTTTAGGAATTATTTGCCCAAAACAAGCTGTTTGTAAAAGCTCCCACTTTTGATGTCACATGACGTCCCATTTGTCACCTCCTATGTAAGAGCCCCTTtcagatattggagcttctcagcttatagcagcctgagtgggggatgaGTGACCATGGCCAGCTCCAGATTGTTTTCTTaagtgtttaatcaatacatttgtagttGTCTCTAGTTAGAATGACTGCCTTGTAAGCCGTACTCTGGGGGGAAAAAGCCGAGAAATGCCTGAATAAGAAACagaggagtcagctggaggacaaAGTGGCAGAACACGCCAGGATTTGGAGtcctttttcctgatatttggacatctcatctctgacTGGATAACAACAACGCAACTCTACATTGACTCACTTTGCTCTGCAATGTAGTTTTAtcactacaaataacacaagccagaaggagttctgctgcatgtgtggtggaattgctaatgctaattattAGCGTCTGTTCTATTAgccaaccaacaacagccttccctgtcatgagtcaaaatgggcgagtccatgaatgttaagtgacagtgacctgtcaggcttttcaaatcctggagcttcaacatctattttctatcagaagctaatgcaggagatcggtgtcagagacaattttcatgttcagcctgcatgaaaaactcagagtgactgattataatcagaaataataattaaaacaattttttcagtgttccacatccttaaagtgacagagccttgaAATGACCAATTCTAGAAGGTACTAAAATGTCCCATTTGTCATCACacacgagagggtgctcgctgcagaaccacaaaggcggagctgcaccataaggtggagctgcaccagggtcagccccgcccattcacgcaaactcagcctagcccactgacttccgttttgttttccaacttcatcgcaaactaacctgacccacatgaattatggctgttactactttacaaatgttaatgctatgttctatgctccaattaaacaagataaatataacttgctacatgacaaagcctgaatacatcttgaaatgaaac from Nothobranchius furzeri strain GRZ-AD chromosome 5, NfurGRZ-RIMD1, whole genome shotgun sequence encodes:
- the c5h16orf89 gene encoding UPF0764 protein C16orf89 homolog, with the protein product MTAEKMRAAGLRLATALVLLSAAACRTRAEVIDDVLGSLSRGVSFLVRQHDHINLDGAVGFVMLQAELKEAVRTWPHTDPVSWAQRTTTVALLKRLDLSLDKAVAALKQNDPKYYREFEPLLTWTFWLIPQGWHSTDPSLVYPSTITTECYDEQLSDKCLTLLLGTWKMNGTPCIVTKPCRDTMTRFGCPHYSLSHQLLYFMIGRMRGCNNLLKGDMRASRVNMTEQNYQEIFCSNMMKANQDIVRDGLTEQTADIFIENILICGLSGFSDFHKADWLQHILRMQDLEVGCFGRDQSIISQIIGDELLEQLQPHRRVKRREKILTDGCSSHMTAVAVGALGGYLNFYLTEQDITKRPLS